A DNA window from Hymenobacter aquaticus contains the following coding sequences:
- a CDS encoding DUF3341 domain-containing protein — MTKRFALGIFDDEDVLMHAIENVRAAGVKIYEVFTPFPIHGIDDALGIERSRLPIAAFFYGCCGLAFALWMQIYMLGFDWPMIIGGKPHIALPAFIPVSFELTVFFTCHGMVITFYTISKLYPRWRTPVLDVRSTDDKFVMAIEINESTDLNNLSKLLRENGASEVNEKEMTKN, encoded by the coding sequence ATGACTAAGCGCTTCGCCCTCGGCATCTTCGACGACGAAGACGTGCTGATGCACGCCATTGAGAACGTCCGCGCGGCGGGCGTCAAAATCTACGAAGTGTTTACCCCGTTCCCCATTCACGGCATCGATGATGCTCTGGGTATCGAACGGTCGCGCTTGCCAATTGCCGCCTTCTTCTATGGCTGCTGTGGTTTGGCCTTCGCCCTGTGGATGCAGATCTACATGCTCGGCTTCGACTGGCCCATGATTATCGGTGGTAAGCCCCACATTGCGCTGCCCGCCTTCATTCCAGTATCCTTCGAATTGACGGTGTTCTTTACCTGCCACGGCATGGTAATTACCTTCTACACGATTAGCAAGCTCTACCCCCGCTGGAGAACCCCGGTGCTGGACGTACGCTCGACGGACGACAAGTTCGTGATGGCCATTGAGATCAACGAAAGCACTGACCTCAACAACCTGAGCAAGCTGCTGCGCGAGAACGGCGCCTCGGAGGTGAACGAAAAAGAAATGACTAAGAACTAA
- the nrfD gene encoding NrfD/PsrC family molybdoenzyme membrane anchor subunit has product MQHVSPVREPLVTGGKSYHDVTQDVCRQVEAAPNVRWMAALSVALFFLGVFLYSVYRTLWYGIGEWGLNKTVGWAWDITNFVWWVGIGHAGTLISAVLLLFRQKWRSSINRAAEAMTIFAVICAAMFPVLHMGRPWLAYWVFPLQNTFGSLWVNFNSPLLWDVFAISTYFTVSLVFWYTGLVPDFATIRDRAKGPIAKVAYSLLSMGWTGSAKHWSRYETVSLILAGVSTPLVLSVHTIVSMDFATSVVPGWHTTIFPPYFVAGAIFSGFAMVLTLMLITRVVFKLEDYITMEHIALMNKIMMITGSIVGVAYITEFFIAWYSQVEFEQYAFINRATGPYWWAYWSMMTCNVITPQLVWIRKVRYSIPLTFVLSIIVNIGMWFERFVIIVTSLHRDYLPSSWVMFSPTIIDIGIYVGTLGLFFTLFLLFAKFFPVVNMAEVKTVLKYTVDNGPTYTGHDPHHDLIHKPTTHGVPATAPVNYNKHD; this is encoded by the coding sequence ATGCAGCACGTATCGCCTGTACGGGAGCCGCTCGTAACCGGGGGGAAATCGTACCACGACGTCACTCAAGACGTGTGCCGCCAGGTAGAAGCCGCCCCGAATGTTCGGTGGATGGCCGCCCTGAGCGTTGCGCTCTTTTTCCTCGGTGTCTTCCTCTACTCAGTATACCGCACCCTGTGGTACGGTATCGGAGAGTGGGGTCTGAACAAAACTGTCGGCTGGGCCTGGGACATCACCAACTTCGTATGGTGGGTAGGTATCGGTCACGCCGGCACCCTGATTTCGGCAGTTCTGCTGCTGTTCCGTCAGAAGTGGCGGAGCTCCATCAACCGCGCCGCAGAAGCTATGACGATCTTCGCCGTAATCTGCGCCGCCATGTTCCCGGTACTGCACATGGGCCGTCCGTGGCTCGCCTACTGGGTGTTCCCCCTGCAAAACACCTTCGGCTCGCTGTGGGTGAACTTCAATTCGCCGCTGCTGTGGGACGTATTCGCCATCTCGACCTACTTCACCGTGTCGCTGGTGTTCTGGTACACGGGTCTGGTGCCTGACTTCGCTACTATCCGCGACCGGGCTAAAGGTCCGATTGCCAAAGTAGCCTACTCGCTACTGAGCATGGGCTGGACGGGTTCGGCCAAGCACTGGAGCCGTTACGAAACGGTGTCGCTGATTCTGGCCGGTGTTTCGACCCCGTTGGTACTGTCGGTACACACCATTGTATCGATGGACTTTGCAACCTCGGTTGTTCCGGGCTGGCACACCACCATCTTCCCTCCCTACTTCGTGGCCGGGGCTATCTTCTCGGGCTTCGCCATGGTACTGACCCTGATGCTTATCACCCGGGTAGTATTTAAGCTGGAAGATTACATCACGATGGAGCACATTGCTCTCATGAACAAAATCATGATGATCACCGGCTCGATCGTAGGGGTGGCTTACATCACCGAGTTCTTCATCGCCTGGTATTCGCAGGTTGAGTTCGAGCAGTACGCCTTCATCAACCGCGCTACCGGTCCTTACTGGTGGGCCTACTGGTCGATGATGACTTGCAACGTAATTACGCCTCAGCTGGTGTGGATTCGCAAAGTACGCTACAGCATCCCGCTGACTTTCGTGCTGTCAATCATTGTAAACATCGGGATGTGGTTCGAGCGTTTCGTAATTATTGTAACCTCGCTGCACCGCGACTACCTGCCTTCGAGCTGGGTAATGTTCTCGCCCACGATTATCGATATCGGTATCTATGTGGGTACGCTGGGCTTGTTCTTCACGCTGTTCCTGCTCTTCGCCAAGTTCTTCCCCGTGGTAAACATGGCTGAAGTGAAGACCGTGCTGAAATACACGGTGGATAACGGTCCGACCTACACCGGTCACGACCCGCACCACGACCTGATTCACAAGCCAACCACCCACGGAGTGCCTGCCACTGCTCCGGTAAACTACAACAAGCATGACTAA
- a CDS encoding c-type cytochrome: MTHTLKLGLQASAILFASVLTTACNKADDTGLEYAPQMYESIPYDPLRQVNTNTVNPMGINERTPVVGTVPRGKLNYYSHVPKDSVGTAERRLRNPYAYTKANLEEGKVLYTRICSHCHGEQGDGQGPVGAKFKGVPNYTVGAYKTMNDAHVYHVIQWGKNRMMPHGSIVNPEERWKIAMYVRVLQQGKGPDGLADLVKTSNDSTQMTDRATQAPTLEAQADKASTTPGQGDQARNGTAN, translated from the coding sequence ATGACGCACACGCTGAAACTAGGTCTGCAAGCGTCGGCTATTCTATTTGCCTCGGTGCTGACTACAGCTTGTAACAAGGCTGATGACACGGGCTTGGAGTATGCGCCGCAGATGTACGAATCGATTCCGTACGACCCGCTGCGCCAGGTCAATACCAACACGGTGAACCCCATGGGTATCAATGAGCGCACTCCGGTAGTGGGCACGGTACCCCGCGGTAAGCTCAATTACTACTCCCACGTTCCCAAAGACAGCGTCGGCACTGCTGAGCGTCGTTTGCGTAATCCTTACGCTTACACCAAAGCCAACCTAGAAGAAGGAAAGGTGCTGTATACCCGCATTTGCTCCCACTGCCACGGTGAGCAGGGTGATGGCCAGGGTCCGGTAGGTGCCAAGTTCAAAGGCGTGCCGAACTACACGGTCGGCGCTTACAAGACGATGAACGATGCCCACGTGTACCACGTGATTCAGTGGGGTAAAAACCGCATGATGCCCCACGGCTCCATCGTAAACCCCGAGGAGCGCTGGAAAATTGCTATGTACGTCCGCGTGCTGCAGCAAGGCAAAGGCCCCGATGGATTGGCTGATCTGGTGAAGACGAGCAACGACTCGACCCAGATGACGGACCGCGCTACCCAGGCTCCCACGCTGGAAGCTCAGGCAGACAAAGCATCAACTACTCCCGGTCAAGGTGACCAGGCACGAAACGGAACGGCGAACTAA
- a CDS encoding quinol:cytochrome C oxidoreductase, whose protein sequence is MATLTHHESATAEYLELSPKTRRTFIGIIVAGVVVLAIGLIMAAFYGGGHEAAGAAHGAAHAAGPEAGAGAAHHEGSPVWLKRLLVSLWHNNVFFVGVSAIGTFFVALQYVAYAGWSVVIKRINEAMSAWLLPGLAIFLIVFFVGRHDLFHWTHDGIMDPKSENYDAIIAGKSGFLNMPFYLIRMVVYLGIWWFFTERLRKLSLAEDLNGGTEYFHKSINVAALFLVLYAVTSSMSAWDWVMSVDVHWFSTMFGWYVFASWWVSGIAVTTLTAIYLKQAGYLKFVNANHLHDLGKFMFGFSIFWTYVWFSQFMLIWYANLPEEAVYFNQRLGGFNGAYTWMFFGNLVINFVFPFLVLMRRDAKRQMIMLKIVSIAILIGHWSDFYLMLEPATMKGENGFIIEIGVALIFLGSFLILFTKRLAQASLVPVNHPFLDESVHHTT, encoded by the coding sequence ATGGCAACTCTGACGCATCATGAAAGCGCCACGGCTGAATACCTGGAGCTTTCGCCGAAAACCCGCAGAACCTTCATCGGCATTATCGTTGCCGGTGTCGTAGTGCTGGCAATCGGCCTGATTATGGCCGCCTTCTACGGCGGCGGACACGAAGCTGCTGGTGCAGCCCACGGCGCAGCTCACGCGGCTGGTCCGGAGGCTGGCGCTGGCGCCGCTCACCACGAAGGCAGCCCGGTATGGCTGAAGCGCCTATTGGTGAGCCTGTGGCACAACAACGTATTCTTCGTGGGCGTGTCGGCTATCGGTACCTTCTTCGTCGCGCTGCAGTACGTAGCCTACGCCGGCTGGTCGGTAGTAATTAAGCGCATCAACGAAGCTATGAGCGCCTGGCTGCTGCCTGGCCTCGCCATCTTCCTGATTGTATTCTTCGTGGGTCGTCACGACCTGTTCCACTGGACCCACGATGGTATAATGGACCCCAAGTCGGAAAACTACGATGCCATCATTGCAGGCAAGAGTGGTTTTCTGAACATGCCTTTCTACCTGATTCGCATGGTCGTATACCTGGGCATCTGGTGGTTCTTCACCGAGCGGCTGCGCAAGCTCTCCTTGGCCGAAGACCTGAACGGCGGTACCGAGTATTTCCACAAAAGCATCAACGTAGCGGCCCTGTTCCTGGTGCTCTACGCCGTTACCTCGTCGATGTCGGCCTGGGACTGGGTGATGTCGGTTGACGTGCACTGGTTCTCGACCATGTTCGGCTGGTACGTATTCGCCTCCTGGTGGGTATCGGGCATTGCCGTAACTACTCTGACTGCTATCTATCTGAAGCAAGCCGGTTACCTGAAGTTTGTAAACGCCAACCACCTGCACGATCTGGGCAAGTTCATGTTCGGCTTCAGCATCTTCTGGACCTACGTATGGTTCTCGCAGTTCATGCTGATCTGGTACGCCAACCTGCCCGAAGAAGCCGTGTACTTCAACCAGCGTCTGGGCGGCTTCAATGGTGCCTATACCTGGATGTTCTTTGGCAACCTGGTTATCAACTTCGTCTTCCCGTTCCTGGTGCTGATGCGCCGCGATGCCAAGCGCCAGATGATCATGCTCAAAATCGTGAGCATCGCCATTCTGATTGGCCACTGGTCGGACTTCTACTTAATGCTGGAGCCTGCAACTATGAAGGGCGAGAATGGGTTCATCATAGAGATTGGCGTTGCGCTGATTTTCCTGGGCAGCTTCCTGATTCTGTTTACCAAGCGCTTGGCGCAAGCCTCCCTGGTACCGGTGAATCACCCGTTCCTGGACGAAAGCGTGCACCACACGACTTAA
- a CDS encoding TAT-variant-translocated molybdopterin oxidoreductase produces the protein MQESPKYWKGIEELESSPEFVKGAFSEFADFLPVKESHGSSDAAVAPRRDFLKLMGFGIAAATLASCETPVRKAIPYLNKPEEVDPGIANFYASTYFTGTDYNSVLVKTREGRPIKLEGNPESPITRGGLSARAQASVLGLYDKGRLQHFAIKGKKAATDQVDQEIRTKLAGVTGRIAIVSPTIISPSTKKVIAEFASRYPNTEHVMYDANSQSALLRANGGVLPSYDFSKAAVIVSLGADFLGTWLSPVEYARQYITNRKVSADKKTMSRHFQFETALSLTGSNADVRVPVKPSEMGAAALALYNGVVGGGAAGSAQLKKAAAELKAAGSRGLVVSGSNDVAVQTLVAAINQALGSAAVDVANPSMLRQGDDARMLRLVNDMNAGTVGAVIFYHANPAYDHPLAEKVKSGIAKVALSISFNDRLDETTSLCYYACPDHNFLESWNDYEPKRGFLSLSQPTISPLFATRQAQDSLLTWAGNPQSYYNYLRASWRGLLGGNFQAGWDKAVHDGVAVGSLSPAPAAQAAPAMSADQAIAAINSAPKGSGVELALYEKVGVGVGNCEANNPWLQELPDPVSKATWGNYVAVPRAMAVKNGWEQGDVVKVTANGKSIELPVLIQPGQANDTVSIAIGYGREMAGKVGDKVGANAYPLAVVRDNAVLYANTVTLEKTGAQSPIAQTQTHHTIMDRKPVVQESTLAKYIENPKEVTEYDKIATPEGLEKPNKVSLWQDYEYKNHHWGMVIDLNSCIGCGSCVIGCQVENNVAVVGKQEVINRREMHWMRIDRYYSSDASKEDFAEKGKLDTYAAMEDPSENPSVIFQPMLCQHCNHAPCETVCPVLATTHSSEGLNQMTYNRCVGTRYCANNCPYKVRRFNWFSYYSNEKFEDVNGHMFTDLGRMVLNPDVTVRARGVMEKCSFCVQRIQLGKLEAKKQKRRPKDGEVVTACAQSCPTQAIVFGDMRDPESQISKIMRREDGERGFHVLDAINVQPNITYLTKIRNTETEVRNA, from the coding sequence ATGCAAGAGTCGCCTAAGTACTGGAAGGGAATTGAGGAACTGGAAAGCTCACCGGAGTTCGTAAAAGGCGCGTTCAGCGAGTTTGCGGATTTTCTGCCGGTGAAGGAATCCCACGGCTCTTCCGACGCCGCGGTAGCCCCGCGTCGCGACTTCCTCAAACTCATGGGCTTTGGTATTGCCGCTGCCACCTTGGCAAGCTGCGAAACCCCGGTCCGCAAGGCAATTCCCTACCTCAACAAGCCTGAAGAGGTTGATCCGGGTATTGCCAACTTTTACGCCTCCACCTATTTCACCGGCACCGACTACAACAGCGTGTTGGTGAAAACCCGTGAGGGCCGGCCCATCAAGCTGGAAGGCAACCCCGAGTCGCCTATCACCCGCGGTGGCCTGTCGGCCCGGGCGCAGGCTTCGGTTCTGGGCCTCTACGACAAAGGCCGTCTGCAGCACTTCGCCATCAAAGGCAAGAAAGCCGCTACCGACCAGGTTGACCAGGAGATTCGCACGAAGCTGGCCGGCGTTACCGGTCGTATTGCCATCGTGTCGCCGACCATCATCAGCCCCAGCACCAAGAAGGTAATTGCTGAGTTTGCCTCGCGTTACCCCAACACGGAGCACGTGATGTACGACGCCAACTCGCAGTCGGCATTGCTGCGGGCCAACGGCGGGGTGCTGCCTTCCTACGATTTCAGCAAAGCTGCCGTTATCGTAAGCCTGGGCGCCGATTTCCTCGGCACGTGGCTGTCGCCGGTTGAGTATGCTCGTCAGTATATCACCAACCGGAAAGTATCGGCCGACAAGAAGACCATGTCGCGCCACTTCCAGTTCGAAACGGCCCTGTCGCTGACCGGCTCCAACGCCGACGTCCGCGTACCGGTGAAGCCTTCCGAAATGGGTGCTGCTGCCCTGGCCCTGTACAATGGGGTAGTAGGCGGCGGTGCTGCTGGTTCGGCCCAACTCAAGAAAGCTGCTGCCGAGCTGAAAGCGGCCGGTAGCCGTGGCCTGGTCGTTTCGGGCTCGAACGACGTAGCGGTACAAACGCTGGTGGCCGCCATCAACCAGGCCCTCGGCAGCGCGGCTGTTGACGTGGCTAATCCGTCGATGCTGCGCCAGGGCGATGATGCCCGCATGCTGCGCTTGGTGAATGACATGAACGCCGGCACCGTTGGCGCGGTCATCTTCTACCACGCCAACCCCGCCTACGACCATCCGCTGGCGGAGAAAGTAAAATCGGGTATCGCCAAAGTGGCGCTGAGCATCTCGTTCAACGACCGCCTCGACGAAACCACCTCGCTGTGCTACTACGCCTGCCCCGACCACAACTTCCTGGAGTCGTGGAACGACTACGAGCCGAAACGTGGCTTCCTGAGCCTGAGCCAGCCGACCATTTCGCCGCTGTTTGCTACCCGCCAGGCCCAAGACAGCCTGTTGACCTGGGCTGGCAATCCGCAGAGCTACTACAACTACCTGCGCGCTTCGTGGCGCGGGCTGCTGGGCGGTAACTTCCAGGCCGGCTGGGACAAGGCCGTGCACGACGGTGTGGCTGTCGGCTCCCTGTCGCCGGCTCCGGCCGCCCAGGCGGCTCCCGCCATGAGCGCCGACCAGGCTATTGCCGCTATCAACTCGGCCCCCAAAGGCTCGGGTGTTGAATTGGCCCTCTACGAAAAAGTAGGCGTGGGCGTCGGCAACTGCGAAGCCAATAACCCTTGGCTGCAGGAATTGCCTGACCCGGTTTCGAAAGCCACCTGGGGCAACTACGTAGCCGTTCCGCGCGCTATGGCCGTAAAAAACGGCTGGGAGCAGGGCGACGTGGTGAAAGTAACCGCCAACGGTAAATCCATTGAGCTGCCCGTGCTGATTCAGCCCGGCCAGGCCAACGATACCGTGAGCATCGCCATTGGCTACGGCCGCGAAATGGCCGGCAAAGTAGGTGATAAAGTAGGCGCTAACGCTTACCCCTTGGCCGTAGTACGCGACAACGCGGTACTCTACGCCAACACCGTAACGCTGGAAAAAACGGGTGCCCAGTCGCCCATCGCCCAGACCCAGACCCACCACACCATCATGGACCGCAAGCCGGTGGTGCAGGAGTCGACGCTGGCCAAATACATTGAAAACCCCAAAGAGGTAACCGAGTACGACAAGATTGCTACGCCGGAAGGCCTAGAGAAACCCAACAAGGTTTCGCTGTGGCAGGACTACGAGTACAAGAACCACCACTGGGGGATGGTTATCGACCTCAACTCGTGCATTGGCTGCGGCTCGTGCGTGATTGGTTGCCAGGTTGAAAACAACGTTGCCGTAGTCGGTAAGCAGGAGGTAATCAACCGCCGCGAAATGCACTGGATGCGTATCGACCGCTACTACAGCTCGGACGCCAGCAAGGAGGATTTCGCCGAGAAAGGCAAGCTGGACACCTACGCGGCCATGGAAGATCCGTCGGAAAACCCTTCGGTGATTTTCCAGCCGATGCTCTGCCAGCACTGCAACCACGCTCCCTGCGAAACGGTGTGCCCCGTACTGGCTACCACTCACAGCTCGGAAGGTCTCAACCAGATGACCTACAACCGCTGCGTGGGTACCCGCTACTGCGCTAATAACTGCCCTTATAAGGTTCGCCGCTTTAACTGGTTCTCGTACTACTCCAACGAGAAGTTCGAAGACGTGAACGGCCACATGTTCACCGACCTGGGCCGCATGGTCCTGAACCCTGACGTAACCGTTCGGGCTCGGGGTGTGATGGAAAAGTGCTCGTTCTGCGTGCAGCGCATTCAGCTCGGTAAGCTGGAAGCCAAGAAGCAGAAGCGCCGTCCGAAGGATGGAGAAGTGGTAACCGCCTGCGCGCAGTCGTGCCCCACCCAAGCCATCGTATTCGGTGACATGCGTGACCCCGAGTCGCAGATCTCGAAGATCATGCGCCGCGAGGATGGCGAGCGGGGCTTCCACGTGCTGGATGCCATCAACGTGCAGCCTAACATCACGTATCTGACCAAGATCCGGAACACGGAAACTGAAGTTCGCAACGCTTAA